A DNA window from Halomicrobium mukohataei DSM 12286 contains the following coding sequences:
- a CDS encoding GNAT family N-acetyltransferase: MTVRPIHDPSDLEGVLAVNRSAWREAYRELLPESVVEEIVTDPAPDTAQEWFDHLGEHREGFFVAEEGDAIVGYADLRWGDQETKPFVAPDEAGLKSIYVDPERWGDGVGTALLEQCLETVPDELTTLKLETLAGNEVGVGFYEERGFEQFDTGTVELVGEAFDTELYRLDL; encoded by the coding sequence GTGACTGTCCGTCCGATCCACGACCCGTCCGATCTGGAAGGCGTGCTGGCGGTGAACAGAAGTGCGTGGCGCGAGGCATACCGGGAACTCCTGCCGGAATCAGTCGTCGAGGAAATCGTGACCGATCCGGCCCCAGACACCGCACAGGAGTGGTTCGACCATCTGGGCGAGCACCGCGAGGGCTTCTTCGTGGCCGAAGAGGGAGACGCCATCGTCGGCTACGCGGATCTTCGGTGGGGCGATCAGGAAACGAAGCCATTCGTCGCTCCCGACGAGGCCGGACTGAAGTCGATCTACGTCGACCCTGAACGCTGGGGCGACGGCGTCGGTACAGCCTTGCTCGAACAGTGTCTCGAAACGGTACCGGACGAACTGACGACCCTGAAACTGGAGACGCTGGCTGGGAACGAGGTCGGCGTCGGCTTCTACGAGGAGCGGGGATTCGAGCAGTTCGACACGGGCACCGTCGAACTCGTCGGCGAAGCGTTCGACACCGAACTGTATCGTCTGGACCTGTGA
- the mvk gene encoding mevalonate kinase encodes MVTASAPGKVYLFGEHAVVYGEPAVPCAIERRARVTVEERDEGLRVHLDDLTLDGFTIEYSGDATGRPDVNVSESLVEAGVGYINEAVEQARDAADAPDAGFEISVESSIPLGAGIGSSAAVVVGVIKAATAELGIEIDAREVAERAYRVEHTVQDGEASRADTFCSAMGGAVRVEGDDCRRIEGVDTLPFVIGYDGGAGDTGALVAGVRQLRSEYDFAADTVEAVGDIVREGERALQAGDLSELGELMDFNHGLLSALGVSSRSLDGMVWAARDAGALGAKLTGAGGNGCVVALDETDATETALSYTPGCENAFRAALDTEGVRIE; translated from the coding sequence ATGGTTACAGCGAGCGCTCCCGGGAAGGTGTATCTGTTCGGGGAGCACGCGGTGGTCTACGGCGAGCCGGCGGTCCCCTGTGCGATCGAGCGCCGCGCCCGCGTGACCGTCGAGGAACGGGACGAGGGGCTTCGCGTTCACCTCGACGATCTCACGCTGGACGGGTTCACGATCGAGTACAGCGGCGACGCGACGGGTCGACCGGACGTGAACGTCTCCGAGTCCCTCGTCGAGGCTGGCGTCGGCTACATCAACGAGGCCGTCGAGCAGGCACGCGACGCCGCCGACGCGCCGGACGCGGGCTTCGAGATCAGCGTCGAGAGCTCCATCCCGCTGGGAGCCGGGATCGGATCGTCGGCGGCCGTCGTCGTCGGCGTCATCAAGGCGGCGACGGCGGAACTGGGCATCGAAATCGACGCTCGGGAGGTGGCCGAGCGAGCCTATCGCGTCGAGCACACCGTCCAGGACGGGGAAGCGTCGCGGGCCGATACGTTCTGCTCGGCGATGGGCGGCGCGGTTCGCGTCGAGGGCGACGACTGTCGGCGCATCGAGGGCGTCGACACGCTCCCGTTCGTCATCGGCTACGACGGCGGGGCCGGGGACACCGGCGCGCTCGTCGCGGGCGTCCGACAGCTCCGCTCGGAGTACGACTTCGCGGCGGACACGGTGGAGGCGGTCGGCGACATCGTCCGCGAGGGCGAGCGGGCACTGCAGGCCGGCGACCTGAGCGAGCTGGGTGAGCTGATGGACTTCAACCACGGCCTGCTGTCGGCGCTGGGAGTCTCTTCGCGATCGCTCGACGGCATGGTCTGGGCGGCGCGAGACGCGGGCGCGCTGGGCGCGAAGCTCACCGGCGCTGGCGGCAACGGCTGTGTCGTCGCGCTGGACGAGACCGACGCGACGGAGACTGCGCTCTCCTACACGCCGGGCTGTGAGAACGCGTTCCGCGCGGCGCTGGACACCGAGGGGGTTCGGATCGAATGA
- a CDS encoding isopentenyl phosphate kinase — MSPETVVLKLGGSVVTEKDRPETVDTAALQRAVAAVAESDAALVVVHGGGSFGHHHADEHGVSTTTGTRDPEGALAIHDAMVELNRAVVEALQAAGVAALPVQPLSAAARDEGGALSLATEPVERLLDEGFVPVLHGDVIAHEGEGVTVLSGDELVVALAPAVDADRVGLCSTVPGVLDDAGSVVDRVDAFADVADAVGDSDATDVTGGMAGKVRALLALGVPAQIFGPDALGAFLAGEAPGTTIAGGPE; from the coding sequence ATGAGTCCCGAGACGGTCGTCCTGAAACTGGGCGGGAGCGTCGTCACGGAGAAGGACCGTCCAGAGACCGTCGACACGGCGGCACTGCAGCGAGCCGTCGCCGCCGTCGCGGAGAGCGACGCCGCACTCGTGGTCGTCCACGGCGGCGGGAGCTTCGGCCACCACCACGCGGACGAGCACGGCGTCTCGACGACCACCGGGACCCGCGACCCCGAGGGGGCGCTCGCGATTCACGACGCGATGGTGGAGCTGAACCGCGCCGTCGTCGAAGCGCTGCAAGCGGCCGGGGTCGCCGCCCTCCCGGTCCAGCCGCTGTCGGCGGCCGCCCGCGACGAGGGCGGAGCGCTCTCGCTGGCGACGGAGCCCGTCGAACGGCTCCTCGACGAGGGGTTCGTTCCCGTCTTGCACGGCGACGTGATCGCCCACGAGGGCGAAGGCGTGACGGTCCTCTCGGGCGACGAACTCGTCGTGGCGCTCGCGCCGGCCGTCGACGCCGACCGGGTGGGACTGTGTTCGACCGTCCCGGGAGTGCTCGACGACGCGGGATCGGTCGTCGATCGGGTCGACGCCTTCGCGGACGTTGCCGACGCGGTCGGCGACAGCGACGCGACCGACGTGACCGGTGGCATGGCGGGGAAAGTTCGAGCACTGCTGGCGCTCGGCGTGCCCGCCCAGATCTTCGGACCTGACGCCCTCGGCGCCTTCCTCGCCGGGGAAGCGCCGG